The genomic region TGTCTAGTCTAGTCTCCATAAGGAAACAGACTATGAGATCTTTTCCCTTCACAATCTTGTGAAGGCTTCGACCTGTccaagggttcccaagcccttgaCAGTTCCAACTAATCAACCTCATTGCTCCCAGCAAGGGTGGCTGTCCACCCCCACCAATACATCAACAAAACTTAATTGCTCCTCATCTGTTTTACTTCTTTTATTCTTCTGTTCTTCATGCTACACGACTTCCCCATCCCTCAATTCACATTTACCCAATCTTGGAATTGCAATGGCCCTAGCTAGACCACCAAGCCCAAAGTCCATTATGTTTATCCTAGTCTACGTGGTCTTGGGCTGAACAAAAGATGGCCTATGAACCTCCAAAGTTATGGCATTATTATGGTTATTAGGGAGCATGTGACTGTCAGCTACATCTGTCATGCAATTTATTCTTCCCTCATCCGCTGAAAATATGGCATCACCAAAATTCTTGTGCAAATCAAATCCCACCTTATTTGTTATCATGATTTTCGGCCCTACCCTTACTTCACTAGAATCCTTGTCCTCCACGTTAGGTTGTATTTTATCCATATGCGAAATTATCTCACATGGAATCACAAAATCACCCTCATCCACCGTCCTAGGAATTTTTGCATTTCCCACCATCACACTGCCGTCTTCAGTGATTCAACCACCACTGGATTTGTATCATTACCCATACCCTCCTCCGGATTGGATTTGGGATTGGTGTGTTGATTTGGCACAACCCTTGCTCGACCCCCTACTGCCTTAAGAAAATCTCCATATTGATACTCCACTACTTTTCTCCGTTACATAATGCACTGCACATTGTTTTAAATCATGTCCTAATATTCCAAAAAAATGGCAGAACATAGGAAGCCTTTCATATTTAAAAGACACCAAATGATGCTCGTCCTCAAAGCCAACAATAAACCCACCTCTTCTCAAGAGCTTCGTTATTGGTAGAGCTACTCATACTCGCATAAAGAAATTAGTATCATCCTATCTTTTTCTCCCTTCCACCTCCTCAACCTCTCCCAATCTGCTTCCAACTTCCTTCGCGACCTGAGGAGAAATCATATCAAATGGAGCCCCCCAGATCTGAACCCAAAGTGATGCTTTCTCCATTTGAATATTTCCTACATTCATTCCTTTCTTCCATCGCTGTAACAAAAGGAGTTGATTATCAAACGACCAAGGACCTCCTCTCAAAACCCTATCCATCTCTAATTCATATTGAAACTTGAATTGAAACAAATTCAGTCCCACTTCTAAAATCTGCAGAGATTCATCCAAACCCCATGCTCTTCGTACTGTATTCTTCACAGCCAATTTATTAAAAGATTTGCATGTTAAAAATTTCCCGATCAGACTCAAATGACAACTCTCAATGGCTTCCATTCGTCCTTCATCATAGATAGCTATGAGTTTTCCTTCTTCAGACATCAATTTCATTCTACCCATACTGTTAGCAACCTCGTCAGCCATGGTTattgtaaaaacaaaaacatagtaCCCTTTGTCAAGGCCAAGGGAGGGAGTAACTCATGTaagcatgagagagagagctccACGTAGGGAGagttcttttatttcttttaaggtaagggatttttattttaaaaa from Castanea sativa cultivar Marrone di Chiusa Pesio chromosome 11, ASM4071231v1 harbors:
- the LOC142615982 gene encoding uncharacterized protein LOC142615982 is translated as MADEVANSMGRMKLMSEEGKLIAIYDEGRMEAIESCHLSLIGKFLTCKSFNKLAVKNTVRRAWGLDESLQILEVGLNLFQFKFQYELEMDRVLRGGPWSFDNQLLLLQRWKKGMNVGNIQMEKASLWVQIWGAPFDMISPQVAKEVGSRLGEVEEVEGRKR